In a single window of the bacterium genome:
- the groL gene encoding chaperonin GroEL (60 kDa chaperone family; promotes refolding of misfolded polypeptides especially under stressful conditions; forms two stacked rings of heptamers to form a barrel-shaped 14mer; ends can be capped by GroES; misfolded proteins enter the barrel where they are refolded when GroES binds): protein MAKQISYEEEARRNILNGVAKLSRAVKVTLGPKGRNVAIDKKFGAPTITKDGVTVAKEVDLSDPYENMGARMVREVASKTSDIAGDGTTTATVLAESIYREGLKNVTAGVNPMALKRGIEKAVEEVVKELKNLSKPVKENKEIAQVATISANGDKTIGGTIADAMEKVGKDGTITVEEAKGIETTLDVVEGMQFDRGYLSPYFVTDAERMEAVLENAFILIYEKKISVMKDMVPLLEAVARAGRPLMIIAEEVEGEALATLVVNHLRGVLKCCAVKAPGYGDRRKAMLEDIAILTGGKCISEEMGVKLENIKLEDLGKAKRIVVEKENTTLIEGEGTTSAIQGRVHQIKRQIEETTSDYDREKLQERLAKLAGGVAVIHVGAATETEMKEKKARVEDALHATRAAVEEGIVPGGGVALIRCIPVLEKSKLQGDENIGNQIIKRTLEEPLRQLVQNAGLEGSVIVQKIKDEKKTVGFDVENAKYTDMLEAGIIDPTKVTRVAIQNAASIAALLLTTEALITDMPEKEKPAPMPGAGMPPGGYGDMY, encoded by the coding sequence ATGGCAAAGCAAATATCATATGAAGAAGAAGCGCGCCGCAATATTTTAAATGGAGTGGCTAAATTATCCAGAGCAGTTAAGGTTACCCTTGGCCCAAAAGGCAGGAATGTAGCCATTGACAAGAAATTTGGCGCTCCGACTATTACAAAAGACGGCGTGACAGTTGCAAAAGAAGTTGATTTAAGCGATCCATACGAGAATATGGGTGCGCGGATGGTCCGCGAGGTAGCCTCAAAAACCAGTGATATCGCAGGCGATGGAACTACGACAGCTACAGTTTTAGCTGAGTCCATTTATAGAGAAGGATTAAAAAATGTTACTGCCGGCGTAAATCCAATGGCTTTAAAACGCGGAATTGAGAAGGCAGTTGAAGAAGTGGTGAAAGAACTGAAAAATTTAAGTAAACCGGTCAAGGAAAATAAAGAAATAGCCCAGGTCGCCACTATATCCGCCAATGGCGACAAGACTATCGGGGGAACAATTGCCGATGCCATGGAAAAGGTGGGCAAGGACGGGACAATTACCGTTGAAGAAGCAAAAGGGATTGAGACCACCCTTGATGTTGTAGAGGGAATGCAGTTTGACCGCGGGTATTTATCTCCTTATTTTGTTACAGACGCCGAAAGAATGGAAGCTGTCCTTGAAAATGCCTTTATTCTTATATACGAGAAAAAGATATCCGTGATGAAAGACATGGTTCCTTTATTAGAAGCTGTTGCCCGCGCCGGAAGGCCTTTAATGATTATTGCGGAAGAGGTTGAGGGTGAGGCATTGGCTACTTTGGTTGTGAACCATTTGCGCGGAGTTTTAAAATGCTGTGCGGTGAAGGCCCCCGGTTATGGCGACAGGCGTAAAGCCATGCTTGAAGACATTGCTATTCTTACAGGCGGGAAGTGTATTTCTGAAGAGATGGGAGTAAAATTAGAAAATATTAAACTTGAAGATCTCGGGAAAGCAAAAAGGATTGTAGTAGAGAAAGAAAATACTACTCTCATTGAAGGTGAAGGTACTACTTCAGCTATCCAGGGCAGGGTCCACCAGATAAAAAGGCAGATAGAAGAAACAACTTCCGACTATGACCGTGAGAAGTTACAGGAAAGGCTTGCCAAATTAGCCGGCGGCGTCGCGGTTATACATGTCGGTGCGGCCACAGAAACCGAGATGAAAGAAAAGAAAGCAAGGGTTGAAGATGCCCTTCATGCCACGCGCGCGGCTGTTGAGGAAGGTATAGTCCCCGGCGGCGGTGTAGCATTAATCCGCTGTATTCCTGTATTAGAAAAATCAAAACTGCAGGGTGATGAAAATATAGGAAACCAGATAATAAAAAGAACCCTGGAAGAACCGTTACGGCAATTGGTTCAGAATGCAGGATTAGAAGGTTCTGTTATTGTCCAGAAAATCAAGGATGAAAAGAAAACGGTAGGTTTTGATGTGGAAAATGCGAAATATACTGATATGCTGGAAGCAGGAATAATCGATCCCACAAAAGTTACGCGGGTAGCGATTCAGAACGCGGCAAGTATCGCGGCCTTGCTTTTGACAACTGAGGCATTGATAACTGATATGCCTGAAAAAGAAAAACCGGCTCCTATGCCGGGCGCGGGAATGCCTCCCGGCGGTTATGGCGATATGTATTAA
- the groES gene encoding co-chaperone GroES has protein sequence MKITPLGDRILVKRLEAEEKTKGGIILPETAKEKPQEGKVEAVGTGKINEDGKVIPLSLKKGDRIIFTSYAGTEVKSAGEEYLLMREDDVLAKVE, from the coding sequence ATGAAAATTACGCCGTTAGGGGATAGGATTTTAGTCAAGCGTCTTGAAGCTGAAGAGAAAACCAAAGGGGGAATTATATTACCTGAGACAGCTAAGGAAAAACCACAGGAAGGTAAAGTCGAAGCTGTTGGAACAGGTAAAATTAATGAGGATGGTAAGGTTATACCTTTGTCTTTAAAGAAAGGTGACCGTATTATCTTCACTTCTTATGCCGGAACAGAAGTAAAAAGTGCGGGTGAAGAATACCTTCTCATGAGAGAAGATGATGTTCTTGCAAAAGTTGAATAG